ATTTGAAACTCATGTTGGAGGTAAAGGATTATATGAATCTATTGCTGTTGCCAAATTAACTCCACCAAATTCTATCTTAATGAGTCATAATGATTGTGGTAgtgataaaattgatattcGTATGGTGGGTAAAATTGGTGATGATTCATTTGgtcaacaattgaaacaatttttaattgataataaagttAATGTTGATCATGTAATCACTGTGATTAATCAAACTTCTGGAGTGGCAATTATTTTAGttgaacaaaataataatggagAAAATCgaattttaataattcctGGAGCTAATGGGGAATTAAAACttgatgataaagaatATGAAACCATTTTctcaaaaaataaaggtaatgatgaatttaattcatttgtGATTTTACAAAATGAATATCCTGATACtattaaatcaatcaattggattaaaaaaaatcgtccacaattgaatattgCTTATAATCCATCACCATTTAAATCAGAATTAATTactaaagaattattatcgaaaatagatttattaatagtTAATGAAGGTGAAGCATTAGATGTGGCTaatcatttaatgaaaaattctcatcaacaagatttaattgatcaaataaatcacaTCAATcgtggtggtagtggtgatggtggtgataatagtaaattattgattgaagTGTTTCTGAAATTGGCCATTgaattacaacaattaattaatcctCATAATGTTCAAGTGGTAATTATAACTATGGGTAGTAAAGGATCCATTTATATTGCTAAAgaaaccaataataataataataataataataataataataataataataatccacaatttattgaagctagaaaagttgaaaaagtCATTGATACTACTGGGGCTGGTGATACATTTTTTGGAGCAATTGTTCTGAATTTAGCATTAGGTAAACTGATTGATTATGCAATAAAGTTTGCTACTACAGCAAGCAGTTTAACAATTCAAAAGAAAGGTGCTGCTGAAGGAATACCAAGTTATCAAGAAGTAATAGACAACTTGTAAGATAGACTAGCCATTAGAGAAAGAATAGttaacaacaaaaaagaataaaatgtttgatttaaatataaaCCATAAAGCCATTTTCTAACAATtctaaataattaaatgttcattaaataattaaagattagattatataataatatgttACTATCTATAgggttattattaatttcatgtcaatcaaaaaaaaaaaacaaaatagcATACACGCCATAAATAtaagcaacaacaacaacaacaacaacaacaactcacgccccacacacacacacacacacaacCCTGCTTAGACCTTTCTAGAACGTACAGTTTTAGCAGTGGAGTTTGCATTTGCATTGGATGGAGTTTGAATACCTGAAGCATGAACATATTCATTAACTTGAGCAGCAACACCACCTTTAACtgatttaacaatttttgatttagtaGAACCTTTTCTACGATAAACATCAATATAAAATGCAATAAATAATACCAAATaagatgataaaattgCACAACCAGAATAAGCGGCAATCATAGTACCAGCACAATCTCCACAATAAGGTAAAATTTTTGAGAAATGAGTAATAACAACTTTTTGATAAGTAccaaaataaacaaatattaaatcaataataaattgaatgatttgaaatcttGTGACCCATTCTTTCCACCAAACTCTAATACCTCTTGCTGCTAAGAAATAATACCAATACATCAATACATGAACTGctaaatttaatgaaattggtaCCCAAGAAATAGAAGTAGTACCAACCAATTGAGTATAACATAATAAAGCAGTAGCTCCATGATGATAAGTATGTAAAAatgtcaattttttttgtttaattactaaaaaaactgtatcaataaattcaataaatttagtGATATAATTAAGATAATATAAAGTAATTAAAGGTTGAGTCCAAGCTTTAATATCACAAATAGTATAAAATAATCcataatgataaatcatGGGGATGATTTGTTCAcacattaatattaataaagtGAAAGATAAACTagttaaaaataaattatgaatttgaaataatccatttaaaattaatggtttaatattgaattttttgaaaatataatcaccaccaaatattacaatataataaatagtTATAGCAGTAAGAGCTTCAGGTAATGTTGATAATGGTAATTGACcagaaataaattgaaattgtgatggaataaatttattattagtgaTTTGACtaacaaatttatcaaagaTTGGCCATAATTGAATACCAAAAGGTGTATCCCAAGTAGGAATTGGAAATGAAGACATATTAAAggtaatgataatgataatgagtgtatgtatgtatatgataataataattaagCGAATGTGTGTTAGTTGAAAGAATTTAGAAATTTACCACCAAACcacaataaaataaaaaaatataggGAAAGTTTCAAACTTATATATACTTGTGGGAACTAGattggtgaaaaaaaaaaataaaaagaaataagtTAAGTTAAGTTAAGTTAAGTTAAGTTAACTTGATCAGAAcagaatataaaaaaagcCACTccaaattaaatgaaaatgaaaatgagaatgaaaatttttttgaaaattttatgtatgtatgtaatatttattattgtttattgtttattgttcattgtttgtttattgtttgtgTGATGATTGATGGATGATTATGTCGATGATTTAGTCGTCGTGGACACGACTACtgcttctttttttttttttttctttgctAGAAAATGTCGTATACTTTCAATATGCAGAATCAGGGAAAACACGactgaaaaaataaatttcttttttttttttttttttttttttgacagGTTAAAATGTCGTGTGGTTTACGACATTTATCTTCACGTGTTGACTCCTAAACACCAAattcatttcattaataCAATCTTCCAgcaattttaattaaataagTGGAGGGGAGGAGAGGGGAAAGAGGAAGAAAAGGCAAATAGATTTAACCGGGCTCTTAACTGAAtctaaaaaagaaaaacaggaggaggaggaggagtaaacataaaattgaattttgatttaaataagTAAATAGGGAGAGATGGATATTTAAATTGCTTTCACATGTTAGTTAGTTTTGGTACCAGTGactatttcatttttttaaaacgcgtcttttttttttttttttgtaatttgtATATTTTATCCAAGAGTTTAACCACATTTAGATATTACTGAATTGACTACTTATTAGTGTTATGTTTTGATTAtagaaataattaattgaatttattttacACGTTAGATTTGTTCAAACTCCACTGGTGGTGGCAAAACAATTGGTAGTACCGATACTAGACTCAAATTGTGCATTGATACACGCACCATCGGCACCAAGCATTAATACCAATCTCACACGACCTACCATGAACTAAAGGTACTTTTTGTAATCTTTTAGTTGTTTAATTCAACTCAACTCCGTGGATACTTTGTTTCGGGATAACCACACTCGTATCATTATTCAGATTATCCAGATTGAAACTAGAGATGACAACCCATCAACAAAAGCATACTGTAACACCATCTGCAAATGAATCTAATTCTTCAAGTAATGAAGATTCTACAACGGAttcctcctcctcttctgaagaagaagaagaagaagaagaagaagtagtGATTACTAAACCCATTTATATTTCGAAATCCattagaaataaaaatcatTCTCTTAATAGTCAGACTCATaaagaatcaaatcaaaaagaagGACAATCAGAAGAAGAGAATAGTAGTGATTTAAATGAAGATatcaataagaaaaaacaaatcacaatatcaaaactagatcatcaaataattcaagTAATTCCAGAagttaatgataataaactTGAATTTGATGGAATTAATGATACTGATGATATTAATCCTGAATTAGAATAtgaaaattggaaaaaaagagaattgaATCGATTTAAACGTGATCAAGAtataattaaacaaattgaattagaaaaagaagatcaATTACGtagaaaataattgatatttagTTTTCATATTGCAAATTGTGAACtacaaattgtttaaatgatttttggaaattactgttattgttgttgttgttgattttcaaattttccaCGACGGAAAATTgttacaatttttttttatttttttgttcccTTCCACTATTTGGATTTAAGGCCACTTGGGTTGCTTCC
This is a stretch of genomic DNA from Candida dubliniensis CD36 chromosome 1, complete sequence. It encodes these proteins:
- a CDS encoding fatty acid elongase, putative (Similar to S. cerevisiae ELO2;~Similar to C. albicans FEN1), yielding MSSFPIPTWDTPFGIQLWPIFDKFVSQITNNKFIPSQFQFISGQLPLSTLPEALTAITIYYIVIFGGDYIFKKFNIKPLILNGLFQIHNLFLTSLSFTLLILMCEQIIPMIYHYGLFYTICDIKAWTQPLITLYYLNYITKFIEFIDTVFLVIKQKKLTFLHTYHHGATALLCYTQLVGTTSISWVPISLNLAVHVLMYWYYFLAARGIRVWWKEWVTRFQIIQFIIDLIFVYFGTYQKVVITHFSKILPYCGDCAGTMIAAYSGCAILSSYLVLFIAFYIDVYRRKGSTKSKIVKSVKGGVAAQVNEYVHASGIQTPSNANANSTAKTVRSRKV
- a CDS encoding ribokinase, putative (Similar to S. cerevisiae RBK1;~Similar to C. albicans RBK1): MPSITIIGSLNYDLVTYTNKIPQGGETYQANSFETHVGGKGLYESIAVAKLTPPNSILMSHNDCGSDKIDIRMVGKIGDDSFGQQLKQFLIDNKVNVDHVITVINQTSGVAIILVEQNNNGENRILIIPGANGELKLDDKEYETIFSKNKGNDEFNSFVILQNEYPDTIKSINWIKKNRPQLNIAYNPSPFKSELITKELLSKIDLLIVNEGEALDVANHLMKNSHQQDLIDQINHINRGGSGDGGDNSKLLIEVFSKLAIELQQLINPHNVQVVIITMGSKGSIYIAKETNNNNNNNNNNNNNNNPQFIEARKVEKVIDTTGAGDTFFGAIVSNLALGKSIDYAIKFATTASSLTIQKKGAAEGIPSYQEVIDNL